A single window of Syntrophotalea acetylenica DNA harbors:
- a CDS encoding phosphoribosylaminoimidazolesuccinocarboxamide synthase, with amino-acid sequence MIPVVLQTNFPGLKRVNQGKVRDIYDLGEHLMIVTSDRISAFDVVMNEGIPYKGFVLTQISRFWFETFADLVPNHLVSADVNDFPAETRPYRDQLEGRSMLVRKAQPLPVECIVRGYLAGSGWKEYCRQGTVCGIDLPAGMVESQQLPEPLFTPSTKAELGAHDENISFAQAAELCGADVAAQARDVALAIYRRARGLMADKGIIVADTKFEFGLRDGKLLWIDEALTPDSSRFWPKDAYRMGGAQPSFDKQFLRDYLETLDWKKQAPAPALPDDIVLKTSEKYLEALFRITGQKP; translated from the coding sequence ATGATACCGGTTGTTTTACAGACGAATTTTCCCGGCCTGAAGAGGGTCAATCAGGGCAAGGTACGCGATATCTACGATCTGGGCGAACACCTGATGATCGTGACCAGTGACCGTATTTCGGCATTTGATGTGGTGATGAACGAGGGGATTCCCTATAAAGGCTTTGTTCTGACCCAGATCTCCAGATTCTGGTTCGAAACCTTCGCCGATCTGGTCCCGAACCATCTGGTATCGGCCGACGTGAACGATTTCCCCGCTGAAACCCGCCCCTACAGGGATCAGCTCGAAGGGCGCAGCATGCTGGTGCGTAAAGCGCAGCCTTTGCCTGTCGAATGCATCGTTCGAGGGTATCTGGCCGGTTCGGGCTGGAAGGAATACTGCCGTCAGGGCACCGTTTGCGGCATCGATCTGCCCGCCGGTATGGTCGAAAGCCAGCAACTGCCCGAGCCGCTCTTCACCCCTTCGACCAAAGCCGAACTGGGTGCCCACGATGAGAACATCTCTTTTGCACAGGCAGCCGAGCTTTGCGGCGCCGACGTCGCTGCTCAGGCCCGCGACGTGGCGCTGGCCATCTACCGCCGCGCCCGCGGCCTGATGGCCGACAAAGGCATTATCGTGGCCGATACCAAGTTCGAATTCGGCCTGCGGGATGGGAAGCTGCTGTGGATCGACGAGGCCCTGACCCCGGATTCCTCGCGTTTTTGGCCGAAGGATGCCTACCGCATGGGGGGAGCGCAGCCGAGCTTCGACAAACAGTTCCTGCGTGATTACCTGGAAACCCTCGATTGGAAAAAGCAGGCCCCCGCACCCGCTTTGCCCGACGATATCGTTCTGAAGACTTCCGAGAAATATCTCGAAGCCCTGTTCCGCATCACCGGCCAGAAACCCTGA
- the mreC gene encoding rod shape-determining protein MreC: MRPLLHCDTGFFMLELLRKYRSPLLVVFLIIFALLVYSSRLRKQPETTLFEKTILQLASPLQRGFDFSTARLGDIWSHYLWLVDAREENDRLLHENRRLRTRLDQVREFQLENRRLRTLLKLRRQLPLPTLAARVVAEDATSLFQTVIIDRGLDDGLREGLAVVAPEGVVGRIIRCSPRQSRVLLITDASSAIAVLVQRSRARAVGRGRGATLTLDFALAQEDIVTGDRIITSGNGGIFPKGLTIGTVSLAEVNTLDLFQTVVVKPAVNFSRLEEVLVLLDQSS, translated from the coding sequence ATGCGCCCTCTTTTGCATTGCGATACAGGGTTTTTCATGCTGGAGCTGCTCCGAAAATACCGCTCTCCCCTGCTGGTCGTCTTTCTGATCATCTTTGCTCTGCTGGTCTATTCTTCACGCCTGCGCAAACAGCCGGAAACCACCTTGTTTGAAAAAACCATCCTGCAACTCGCCAGTCCCCTGCAACGCGGGTTCGACTTCTCAACGGCAAGACTGGGCGACATCTGGAGCCATTATCTGTGGCTTGTCGATGCGCGCGAGGAAAACGACCGCCTGCTGCATGAAAACCGGCGGTTGCGCACCCGCCTGGACCAGGTTCGTGAATTTCAGCTTGAAAACCGGCGCCTTCGCACCCTGCTCAAATTACGCCGGCAGCTGCCCCTGCCGACCCTGGCCGCCCGTGTCGTCGCGGAAGACGCGACCAGCCTGTTCCAGACCGTGATCATCGACCGCGGCCTCGATGACGGTCTGCGTGAAGGCCTGGCAGTCGTGGCCCCGGAGGGGGTGGTGGGACGCATTATCCGCTGCTCCCCCCGGCAATCCCGGGTACTGCTGATCACCGATGCTTCTTCGGCGATCGCGGTACTGGTCCAGCGCAGTCGCGCCCGCGCCGTGGGTCGCGGCCGTGGCGCCACCCTGACTCTGGATTTCGCCCTTGCCCAGGAAGATATCGTCACAGGCGACCGCATTATTACCTCTGGTAATGGTGGCATTTTCCCCAAGGGATTGACAATTGGCACCGTAAGTCTGGCCGAAGTCAACACTCTGGATCTGTTCCAGACCGTGGTGGTCAAACCGGCGGTGAATTTTTCCCGTCTGGAGGAGGTTCTGGTGCTGCTGGATCAATCCTCATGA
- a CDS encoding rod shape-determining protein, with protein MFNLFDSILGLFSNDLAIDLGTANTLVYLKGKGIVVSEPSVVAVQKDSMGQKKVLAVGMEAKKMLGRTPGSIVAIRPMKDGVIADFDITEEMLRYFIRKVHNRKTLVRPRIVICVPSGITQVEKRAVKESAESAGAREVYLIEEPMAAAIGAGLPITEASGNMIVDIGGGTTEVAVISLAGVVYAKSVRVGGDKLDEAIVQHLKRKYNMLIGERTAEQIKIEIGSAYPEDEIRTMEVKGRDLVSGIPKTLEIDSREIREALTETVNAIVEAVRIALERTPPELAADIVDKGIVLAGGGAYLRNLDMLLRDETGLPVVIAEDPLSCVALGSGKVLDELDLLRRVTVTS; from the coding sequence ATGTTCAATCTTTTCGATTCCATCCTCGGCTTGTTCTCAAATGACCTGGCGATAGACCTTGGCACCGCCAACACCCTGGTTTACCTCAAGGGCAAAGGTATCGTGGTCAGCGAACCTTCCGTGGTCGCGGTACAGAAAGACAGCATGGGACAGAAGAAAGTCCTGGCCGTCGGCATGGAAGCCAAAAAGATGCTCGGCCGGACGCCGGGCAGCATCGTCGCCATCCGTCCCATGAAAGACGGCGTCATCGCGGACTTCGATATAACCGAAGAGATGCTGAGATATTTTATCCGCAAAGTACACAACCGCAAGACACTGGTAAGGCCGCGCATCGTCATCTGCGTCCCTTCCGGCATCACCCAGGTGGAAAAGCGCGCCGTCAAGGAGTCGGCGGAGTCCGCCGGGGCGCGTGAAGTCTACCTTATCGAGGAGCCGATGGCGGCCGCCATCGGTGCCGGCCTGCCCATCACCGAAGCGTCGGGCAACATGATCGTCGATATCGGCGGCGGTACCACCGAAGTGGCGGTCATCTCCCTGGCCGGGGTGGTCTACGCCAAGAGCGTGAGGGTCGGCGGCGACAAACTGGACGAAGCCATCGTGCAGCATCTGAAGCGTAAATACAATATGCTCATCGGGGAACGCACCGCCGAACAGATCAAGATAGAGATCGGCAGCGCCTACCCGGAAGACGAAATACGCACCATGGAAGTCAAGGGACGCGATCTGGTGTCTGGCATCCCCAAAACCCTGGAAATCGATTCCAGGGAAATCCGCGAAGCCCTTACCGAAACGGTCAACGCTATCGTCGAGGCAGTGCGCATCGCCCTGGAACGCACGCCACCGGAACTGGCGGCGGACATCGTCGACAAGGGTATCGTGCTTGCCGGCGGCGGTGCCTACCTGCGCAATCTCGACATGTTGCTGCGGGATGAAACCGGACTTCCGGTGGTCATCGCTGAAGACCCCCTGTCCTGCGTCGCCCTCGGTTCGGGCAAGGTGCTGGACGAACTCGACCTGCTGCGGCGCGTCACCGTCACCTCCTGA
- a CDS encoding SurA N-terminal domain-containing protein codes for MLDLIRKKQRSVLVKIVFWTIIAAFVGTIFLVWGKGDSGPGGDSNAVLHVNGDAVSYAEYQMAYQNLRQQMEQRFGRSLPPEIEKQLGLNAQTHDMLVNRLLLLQEADRRDLEVGKAELRQAIAEIPAFQKDGQFDRTLYQQVLAYQHLDPRTFERSMREQLLLSKVMDAIRQEAAVTDQDIETEYRNRNEKIALGFVKFSPGGFENKVAVNGDLLKSYFSEHREEFRKPEKAALRYVVFSPEKYIGDVTLQEDAVRNYYERHKDRYWVAEQVKASHILFRTTPALDEDGRRKKRALAEQVLEKARAGKNFAELARLHSDDAASAVKGGDLGYFTHGTMVPEFESVAFTLAPGEISGVVETPLGFHIIKCEGRIEAGVKPLDDVRDEVRDSLRQDLARQMALDKAMLAYSAQRQSGDLDAVAQANGLRIRETGLFGRGDAIDGLGNDQELTAAAFAQKADELSRPVVRDGSAIVFVVKERRASFVPALDEVRGEVERAYRRQESVGLARQAAEAMLKELKAGKKLSDLARGQSLEMGETGLFPRSYGNFVPSLGNSEELARTAFGLTLKKPAADRVFNLDGRFVVVALTSRVEADPSKLTEQLRDELRTSVLASKQESMLGELLEKLKSEANIKVEPALQSILEGEKAL; via the coding sequence ATGCTTGACCTGATACGCAAAAAGCAGCGTTCAGTGCTCGTCAAAATCGTTTTCTGGACGATCATTGCCGCATTTGTTGGAACGATTTTCCTGGTCTGGGGCAAGGGTGACAGCGGACCTGGCGGGGACAGCAATGCCGTCCTGCATGTCAATGGCGACGCCGTCAGCTATGCGGAATATCAGATGGCCTACCAGAACCTTCGCCAGCAGATGGAGCAGCGCTTCGGCCGCAGCCTGCCGCCGGAGATCGAAAAACAGCTGGGACTCAACGCTCAGACCCATGACATGCTGGTCAACCGGCTGCTGTTGCTGCAGGAAGCCGATCGGCGGGACCTTGAAGTGGGCAAAGCCGAGCTGCGGCAGGCCATTGCCGAAATTCCCGCATTCCAGAAAGATGGCCAGTTCGACAGGACGCTTTATCAGCAGGTTCTGGCCTATCAGCATCTGGACCCGCGGACATTCGAGCGCAGCATGCGCGAGCAGTTGCTGTTGTCGAAGGTCATGGATGCCATTCGGCAAGAGGCCGCGGTTACCGATCAGGATATCGAAACCGAGTATCGCAACCGGAATGAAAAGATCGCCCTGGGTTTCGTAAAATTCTCCCCCGGCGGATTCGAAAACAAGGTCGCGGTCAATGGTGACCTGCTCAAGTCCTACTTTTCCGAACATCGGGAAGAGTTCCGCAAGCCCGAAAAGGCTGCCCTGCGCTATGTTGTCTTCTCCCCGGAAAAATATATCGGTGACGTGACCCTTCAGGAGGATGCCGTCCGCAATTACTACGAACGGCACAAGGACCGCTACTGGGTGGCCGAACAGGTCAAGGCTTCGCATATTCTGTTTCGCACCACGCCCGCTCTGGATGAGGACGGCCGCCGGAAAAAGCGCGCACTTGCCGAGCAGGTGCTTGAAAAGGCCCGTGCCGGCAAGAATTTCGCCGAGCTGGCCCGGCTGCATTCGGATGACGCCGCCAGCGCCGTAAAAGGCGGGGATCTCGGTTATTTCACCCACGGCACCATGGTGCCCGAGTTTGAAAGTGTAGCGTTTACCCTGGCTCCTGGTGAAATCAGCGGCGTCGTCGAGACGCCCCTTGGTTTTCACATCATCAAGTGCGAAGGCCGCATCGAGGCCGGCGTCAAGCCGCTGGACGATGTGCGGGATGAAGTGCGCGACAGCTTGCGGCAGGATCTTGCCCGCCAGATGGCGCTGGACAAGGCCATGCTGGCCTACAGCGCCCAGCGGCAGAGCGGTGACCTCGATGCCGTGGCTCAGGCGAACGGCCTGCGGATCCGGGAAACCGGGTTGTTTGGGCGCGGCGATGCCATCGACGGGCTGGGCAACGACCAAGAACTGACGGCGGCGGCTTTTGCCCAGAAGGCAGACGAATTGTCGCGACCCGTGGTGCGGGATGGCAGCGCCATCGTATTTGTCGTGAAGGAGCGACGCGCCAGTTTTGTGCCGGCCCTCGATGAGGTGCGCGGCGAGGTGGAAAGGGCCTATCGCCGGCAGGAAAGTGTCGGGTTGGCCCGACAGGCCGCGGAAGCCATGCTGAAAGAGCTGAAGGCCGGCAAAAAGCTGTCGGATCTGGCTCGCGGACAATCCCTTGAAATGGGTGAAACCGGGCTGTTTCCCCGTTCTTATGGCAATTTCGTTCCGAGTCTTGGCAACTCCGAGGAACTGGCCCGTACAGCCTTCGGCCTGACACTGAAAAAACCGGCGGCCGATCGTGTTTTCAACCTCGATGGCCGGTTCGTTGTCGTTGCCCTGACGAGCCGGGTGGAGGCTGATCCCTCCAAATTGACCGAACAGCTGCGCGACGAACTGCGGACTTCGGTACTGGCGAGCAAGCAGGAAAGCATGCTCGGCGAGCTTCTTGAGAAACTCAAAAGTGAAGCGAACATCAAGGTCGAACCGGCCTTGCAAAGCATTCTGGAAGGTGAGAAAGCACTATGA